The genomic stretch caagctcgacatcttagccactgggttgcacatcaaaattactgggaccttcaccaatttcaatatcattaacttcagtcagcaagtttcCAAAGGATGctcatactccctgtcaccaTGTATCTTCCCTAAAAAGTATGCATCGTCATGTGCAGATAAAGGATTCTGTGCAATGttctgggtgtcactatcttggaccacaattatcccttcttgaatcattctttctatctcctttttcaaagcacgacaatcttcaatgttatgcccttggacattagagtggtacatgcaccgtacagtaggatcaaaaccttttgcatatgggtctggagtataaccaatgagcggctcaatcaggccagattGTTTTAActttttcaaacaagcttgtgtaggattctACGATTGGAGTAAAAGACCTTTCTCTTTGCTGCTGCCTTCTCATTTTGTACTCCGGCCTTGGTTGGAACCTCTTTCGGGTAGGGATTGATATGCTTGTTGAGGTGCGTAAGACATTTGTGGAGGCGGTGCAAGCCGTTGCGGGTTTTGTGAGTGTGGAGCATATGGCGATGCATTGTGGATAGAGTACTGGGGAGGTGAGGTATGACTTCGGGGATTTTGTGGAGGAAAGTAGCTTTGGTGAGGATTATCTAGAgtatgaggatatttatggggtcGGTATTGGggctgaaagcatttagcagGACTGCCCACTGGATTATGTCGTTGGTGGGGCTCAGTAACATCTTTTCTATTAATCGGAGAACTAActcgagcaacttgttcgttccatctgaaccaaaactccctaaaactttccttgggtctCTTTCCTTGGGCATCagggactttgaacacagtctcgctagaggataCAAGAAGAGTAGTTGGTGGAGGAActacaaaaataggagcagatgtcggagcagggtatgaggtcgttttggctggtggagcatgGAAAATTTGGGAGGAGGTGCCAGGGAAATTGTGGTAAGGGGTAAAACCCGGTGCATGTTGAGGGTAAGGGTTAACGGTAGTGGGAACCTGGGCTCGTGATAGTGGTGagatagttgcagggttttcagtgtagttagtggggagTGAAGGTTGAGGAAGTACCTTAaaccaggcctgatacatttccgCCATTTGATGTTTCAACCTTCGGACCTCCTCTTCCAGTTCTGATTCTGATTCTACGATCTCCCTTGGTGGGTCTACAACCCCAGTGTATgtttctttgctagccatggctaccttgctctttgaccttgtgttgtatgggaGAATCACCaaagtgccacaaactaaccaccctctgttaTGATAACAATGAAAGTACAAAGCCAAtatgttagcattagggcatttatcagatagaaatatcacattgcgtgcaatgcccaTAGTCATagttaatggttctagaatggtTTCGAGAGTCATAAGGtcatttggcatcatcccaattttgttcattccgatctactcttttctttcttttctagcacttcttggcttgctcattttccttcccctttttctttctgataaatactcttttctttcctctcacttCTCACATCCCACAGCtttattctcctttttttttaagaaaatgattcgatcgaaccctatgtaggttgcctaagTATCATGTCCCTCATAAATCAGATCAAGCATAGTTCTGAAAAAAGTAATGGAAGAATAAactaaaaaaacaaaatcttttggatttttcatttataactTTTTTCTTGGgttttcaaatacaaaacaggAAGCACTATAACAAAAAAACTCGACAATCTTAACTAGATTGACAGACTCGATACTACTGTACAAgactaaaaattaaaagacaatataaaatagaccaaaaataaaaagttttcTCAAGCAACTCGTGCATGCAATGGTCTTGACTAGAATGGTCCTGAGATATTTGTCATGTTCAAACTTTAGCAAATTGATCCATAcctgaatgagaaaaataagaTCAAATAGAGTTAGTGACTCAAGATACATGTGACGCCACGACACCTcatattggacacatgcaagacatgattaaggctatttttgcaaaatgacctaCGTGGCCAAGGATGGCTACTAGCGCAAACTCAGCAAAGATGACCTCAAAGAGATAGACATACTTCCCTAAGGTTTATATGGATTCAAACTCCTAATAATCAtggcccaaaattaatttgcagaaatgaccattttgcaaaaatgaccgatatggccagaagtggctaaagatgcaaactcaTAAAGGAAGGAACATAAAGTAATATGACACCTAGTTGTGGACTTAAAATCCTAAGATACGggtaattgaaccacttttgTGAAAATGACCACATTTTGCAACAATGGCCGatatggccaaaagtggctaaagatgcaaactcaataaggacgtgccttaaagtaatatgactcctagttgtggactcaagatcctaagacatgggtaatttaaccacttttgcaaaaataatcccattttgcaagaatggtcgatgtggccaaaagtggctagacatgcaagatttggctaagaccccgcaaagccaagaacctaagactcactaggaagactgaaccctatgtgggttgcctacgtatatctccccgaaagacgagaatcaagttcgcgtagttcgggaagattggacaTGGGAGAAATCCTTTAAaaaaaatgcaactaatttggaaaaaccatattttttgtctttttgagaaatgatggaaaatgtaaaatctttttggattttatttttctcctttttttttgaatttttggaaaattaaGGAAAactgtaaaatctttttggattttcttttcctcctttttttttgaatttttggaaaataatggaaaagtgtaaaatatttttggattttcttttttatttttgtctcttttttttgttttgaaaaggtagtgaaagaaaaatataactgggCCTACTTGCTTCGTCTTTCACCCTTCTTTCCTAAGCATCGGTCCACCAAATGATCTTTTTGccctcaaagatgcaacatgtatcacatagggaTGATTGAATGCCTTTTTGGGCCACGGGCCCATTTTCGACAAAATTTGGATATGCTTCCTACAAAGGGACATGGTGCTTGGGACCGAGCCCTGCTAGgtctaaatgacatgatgcaaataaaaatgacctaaaggtTGACCTACGTTCGGGGTTCACTAGACAAGGCAATTTgggggagcgtatggtcgatggtggctgctcaagctttccacccactccatacgtccgACGGCCCCCCTCCTAAATTAAGGGTGATTCAACAAATAGTTCGTGCATGCGACACGTACTCCGaaacttgttgcagaaagaagacccATGGTTATACAAATGATGAAAgtttataaagcagtaacacattaagaaaaacgataaacaaataaccaacaaaataagaaataaaacaaacaaactaaacaaacACCTCAACCAAATATCCTAAAAGCCAATAAGATCAAGTATCAGCTCGAACCggcaaatccccagcagagtcgccagagatgtcacacccctttttaacCACACTAactaaccctcttaaaaataataaaaggattttgcaaagctcaaaagggttttcaattagaaagtgacaaaaatttgtgttcaaaaggataatttcagagtcgccacctgacatttgttttggtgtgccaggtcaccatttttaaaatgattttcctttaaaAACACTTTAGACTACAAAACTAAatctgcaccagagattcgggtaagggggttcatttgactcggggaaaaggtgttaggcactccccaagtcccgtgaaggtcacggttgcgtactcgatctagttggcttttaaaatattcggGTTGAGGTAAAATCACGAAAAAAAAGCAACATAAACACACatgaggctcgaggtcgtccccacttAATAAAagcaaaaacaacaaaataaaaatactacgagTTCTACTATCGATCTTCAAGTACAAATACTTCAGGGCATACCCCGGAACAAAATATATACAAGTCCTTCGGGACATTCCcaggataaatttaactaagggaacaaCCTCTCGCCTCGAGACCAACAAAATATTAAGGCTTGCCTACCTAAATGTCGTCGGCCTAGGCATGCCACTAGCGATTAAAATAACTAAAACACAACGCAATATAATGAAACCATGTTAAGCCCAAATTTGCCAATGCCATTTATCCACCGTAACCACTTGCCTTAATCCGCACTTAAATCTTAATCTGACTAAAATTACTTTAGTTATACTTCATTCAACAAATAGTTCATGCAAATCTAAACTGTTGATATGAGCAAACTAACCAAGTAGCATATGACTAATATGGATCAATCAAATATTTCCACAAATAACACATAAgtttaaaagaaaataatttgaaCAGAGGGTTAAAGAACCGGACCTCAATATAGATGGAAAttaattgtttcactgttttgaaCTTGAAAATGCAATGAACCGCAGATGAAAACTTGAATCGGCACCGGAAACTCAACCAAACCAGGATTCAAATCCAAACGAACTCAAGCAATGACCTTTCGATAATAAAATGACTCCAACTCTatttatgttttgatttatttttcgaaATGGTATTGAAccaaaagaaagtaaaatattttttgatatttttattaTTGCAATGATCAGATTAGTCCATTCCCCCTCCTTTTCGTTACTGTTTGGTCCCCTTTCAAGCCCCAAACGTTTGCTTCTAGGGCTGCTACTGATGGTGGAGATTTGGTGGCCGCTTTCAGGTGATCTGGCGGATGTTCCCACTGTTAGGTCTTGGAGAAGAAAGGAACAACAGTTGTTTCTCTTTCTCTTCTGAAAATAGGGGTAGGCGGCGGAGATTTTGGTGGTGTTGAAGAGGTCAGGGGTCGTTTGGAGTGAAGTTCAGGTGGTCTTTGGTCGTTTGAGTGCTAGTTCACGGCTGAAGGGATTCAGCTTGGAGAGCAGGGTGGCGGCGGCTGGTTGTTGTGTATCCCTAGGGTTTTTGGTGTTCTAAGGTTGAAGAAGGCTGCTCCTGATGGCGCGCCGTCGCTGCTAATTTCTGGAAGCTGTTGGTGGTTTGGGAGATGAATGAGGTCGGCTGGTTGTTGGAAGGTGGTTGGACAGTGGTGCGCTGGTATGTGGTGAGGTGAGGGACTGGTGCAGCCGGTGTCTGCTGGTGTAGCTGGTCGGAAACAGAGGAAGTCGACACCAGtgggttgaagaagaagaagctggtGGGGGTTGCTGGTTTTCCGGCGAAGTGGTGGAAACGGGCGGCTATGGGTGGTCTTTTGCTAGGGTTCCGGCTAGGGTTTGTCTTGTAGTCTCCATGAAGATCGTGAAAATGCCTTATTTTTAGTTAAAAAATAAGAGACAAATCTGATGGATTTGGTCATGGATAAGGTATTTGGGTTTcaaatttgggctaaaattgtATTTAAAAACGGCCCTTTAGCTTTACAAGACTAAAAATGTTGATTTCTTTCCTAAAACAATATACTATAAAATTGTAAAATCAttactaattaattaaaacaaactatATTATGACATGAagctatttttggtattttttttaaaattataataaaaatggGTAAAACATAATATTCTTCTAAAAATACCTAATACCTTaattaaatagagaagaatgaaactatttttttgtatttttcaattttgtggtaaaaataatgtaaaagagtcaaaaatTAGTTGAagtaactatattagacctaaactaagtatttaaatactaaaatatgtaaaatcttggggaagataaaaaatcacatgtctacactgtCAAATtgtcaaagaaaatatgctactATCTTTTGTCCTCTACCCTCTTAAGTTAATTAATATACAGTTGTGTCATTCTCATTTAAATTAAATTTAAACGACATATTGATAAATTATTCTCATCTAAACAACATTTAAAAAACAAAAGAAGCTATTTCTAAATTCAAATTCTTCACGATCGCACAAAGCGCGAGCAAATTTACTAGTTAATAATACTTGTTGTCGTTATTATTTTTGTTGAAAAGAGGATATATGCTGACATTTAGTTCTTTTGTTGATGTTTTGACTTAATTATAAATAAAGCTTGCATAATTCTTGAAAGAGGAAGTAGAACATGGAGAAGGATTCACCCACTTGTCTTGCTACCTCAACCTACTTTAACCCCTTTTATTTATTAATATGTACTTTTGGTTTTTTTATCTAATGTTTAATTTCTGTATTAGAGTTTCGACCAATTCAAATTCGAATCGCATAAAGCTGATATAATGATCAATCATACCTTTTGGCTTCTGAATTAGTGTGACTATTAAAATTAGAGATAATTCGTCACTACTATATACTATCATATTGTAAAAGAGACAGTCTTTATCCTCTACATATTTTATGACTACCCTTCACAAAATCGGTAGATAGTAGAAACTTCtttattataacacaaacaaCTTTTATAAAAAAATTTCCATGCACAAAAAGGCCTCGGAAATGCATGAGATGTATCCCTATGAAACGATTTAAAAATAATGTTTCCTGCTTTACTACAATAATAGTCTTATGTCATTTTTATTTAGTTGGTCGTGTCTTAGAGTGTTAAaagatttttcttattttttctgaATATACCGTTAATTTTAAATCCCTCGGGCACTTCTCTAAAGTTAGACACTAATCCCTTTAATACATAAAGCATTGGTAGCACATCGACTACTCACAATTACCAAATGATACCAATTCTTACTAccattcatttcataatataattaattaaaaacatgattttcttgttaagaaACCCTTAATCCGGTTCCCAATAATGAAATTTCTATCCTTTTTAGTTTGAATTATGAACAATActcaatttctttttctttttttgaacagATTTTTCTGTTGCATGTGGACATGAAGAAAATCAAGAATCATGGATGGCTTTAGATCAATAATAAATCAATTGACAAAATGAACATAAATTTTTCAGACACTCCCAACATACACACAAACACAAAAATAGCTTAACTAGCAAAATTATAGTGGGCCACAGAGTTTTAAACTTTATGTAATATACAAGAAATAATAGGGGGAAAATTACGTAAAAGAAGTTCGTTGTTGTTCGAGAAGTAGATTAGAGGGACCCCAATATCCATCTCATCACCTAACTAAAGAAAAACGACAGAGCAGCTAATTAAATTAAAGGGCATTTTCACCTATATATACATTACATTGTCATCTCTTGAATGCAACAAGCCTAAAATATATCACAACTGAAAGAAAACCACTTCTCTATTACTTAGTGAAAAGAGACAAAAAAATGGAATCTTGGGTTCGTATTTTTATCTTGTTTGCCTGCCTCTTTCCAGCCTTTGTAGAATGCCGGATTCGACGTTACAACTTCAATGTAAGTCTTTAATAGTATTTCAATATGTCTTTAGTTAAAAAGTCTTTTTAATAGGAGTAGTAAAGAAGGATTTAACTTATATATTCTAATAGTGTAACTAATTTTTACATATAATTCATGAAATTAATCGTTGTAGTCAGTAGCGGAACCAAGATTTTTACTAAGGGGTGTCAAAATTTAAAGACATTAATACACAAAAAAAATTAAGGGGATTCAACACACAGTATATCTATGCATTAAAAAAGTTACATAGCTAAACAACATAATTTTTCGATGAAGGGATATCAATTGACAACCCTTGAATTGTAGCTATGTGGCTGATCCGCAACTGGTTGTAGTTGTCGATTGCTTAATTTTTTCTAGGTAACAAATTCCACATGTTATGTGCAGTACTCATGACTCATAGTTGTATATTTTAATTTAGGTTATGTGACAGTGTAAAACTTAAGTTACCATTTTGTAGAAGTTAAACTCGAAAGCAATGAATTATTTTCAAGTGATAGCGTAGTGATCTTCAACAAATTAATCACTTTTAATTTGCCAAAACAGTGGTGCCTTTCTCTTATTAATTATTTTGCATTTTCATTCTAAAAAGAATGACAACATTATATTCTTCAGAAGTTTTGAGCAGTTCCATCCAGGCATCCACTGGTAATGCCACAAAATATATGTTGATTTGGAATTGTTGCCAATTACTAGTAGATTTCTTGAAGTACAAGCTGGCATCATAAATTAGTTAGAGTAAATTCCAATTAGCAAAAGGTGGTAGCTCTAGAAATTAAAACAAATTAGTTGACGCCAAACACTTCCAAAAAAATCATTACTATGAACCATAAGAAGGTGAACATAAGTTGTCAAACCATACATCATAAGTACAACATGGACGTTCCCATAAAAAAACACAAAATTAAATCCCTAGTAACGTACAACGGTGCACAATTTTACTACTTCATTTGGTTAGCTATCTGCACTTTCAAATCAGGAATTTCCTCAATGGTGTTCAAACTTAAAGAAATGAATAAAATTCTCCGACAAAGATTGtttaatatatgttatatacctctaaaacctaatattttacctatatacgcCGTGTAATTTTCTGAGGAAGAAcggtcagttgaccaccctttAGGATATGCAGCTTCGCCCCTGCCTATTGGTGATGGTTCGATTTCCTACCGTGTAATCCCCTCCCCTATTTccctttaaaataaaatttaacgtAAGATGGTTGCTTTTGCAGGTAATGGTGAAGAATACGACTCGCCTGTGCTCAACCAAGCCCATTGTCACTGTTAATGGCAAATTCCCAGGACCCACAGTCTATGCTAGGGAAGATGATACTGTGCTTATCAGAGTTGTTAACCATGTCAAATATAATGTCTCTATCCATTGGTAAGTCAACTCAAATTCAATTGCACTTAATGTTTTACACAATCAGTATAGCTTAAGCATGTTATTTACTTTTTTATTCGATTACTTGAGTGACATAGGACCGATTGACCATAAAAAAAGAttactttttataaaaaaaaaattcacttttttcgAAATTAGTGTTTGACTatgaaatttttaattttcacttgaggatgaatttagaaatttttcgaaaatttgaaaaactctaaAAAAGCTAttattcaaaattttcacttcagatcactcacaaaaattcaaaaacaacctaaaattatattcatgtccaaatataactctaattttcaaataccattttcacttgaattttttttcttcactttttttcccgaaattttacaattcttatgtctaAACACCCACATAATTGTGTGAACATTTTATACATAGCTAATGCATAGAatagaaggggagccttggagcaaccGTAAAATTGTTTCCgtatgacctataggtcacgagtTAGAGTCGTGGAAGAAACTATTAATGCTTGTATTAGGGTAGGTTGTCTACGTCACACCCGCCCTTCCCGGACCCTGCGTGAATGCCGAATACATTATACACTAGGCTAATGCATAGAACATAAACTTCCTTACAAAATCAAGATTTCCATTTCCATCACTTTGTATATAATTCACTTGGTTCTATTTGCTTTACACAATCTTTTTCATTTGGTGTGTAATAGGCATGGTGTCAGACAACTTAGAACAGGTTGGGCAGATGGACCAGCATATATCACACAATGTCCAATTCAGCCAGGTCAAAGTTATTTGTACAATTTCACCATTACAGGTCAAAGGGGTACACTGTTTTGGCATGCTCATATTCTGTGGCTAAGGTCCACAGTACATGGCGCCATAGTTATTTTGCCTAAGCTTGGTGTGCCATATCCATTTCCAAAACCTGACCATGAAGCTGTAGTTGTTCTAGGTGAACATAAATTACTTCACTTTTTTGCTTagggaaaaaaaatatttacttaATTTCAAGGGATTAAGATTAAAGTTTGATCAATTAATGCAGCTGAATGGTGGAAATCTGATACTGAAGCTGtgattaatcaagcaattaagtCAGGTTTAGCCCCTAATGTTTCTGATGCTCACACAATCAATGGTCATCCTGGACCCCTTTCGAACTGTCCATCCCAAGGTAATTATACTTTTAGCTAATTGGCTATATATCAAAATTTGTGTGTTTACTTATGTGCACTTATATGGTATAATTATTTTGCTATCAGGTTGAGTTATCTAAAATAACACATAACTATTCATAACAAATTTGATATGGTAACACgaaaaaatttaaattatatgCACTGACAATATAAATTTTGTTATACACTATCAATGTATTTTAACTAGTTGCATGCAACAAATTATCTGCCTTATTCTCCAGGTTTTACTAATTTAACTTGTTAAGCACTGTAGTGATTTATGATGTGACCTGATTGTATAAATATTTGCACTGTTAATATGTAGaagttaaaatcacttaaaaaatagtataaaatcTGCAGGTTTAAGTACATTGATAGTTTAAATAAATTGATGGCATCTACTATCAGTGTATTTTAACATGTTGCAACAAATTATCTTTCTTATTCTCCTGGTTACTATTTCAGTACCTATTAAGCACTATACTGAATTTCAAGGTGACTTGATAGTATAAATATTTGCACTATCAATTTGTAGAAGTTAAACACACTTGGAAAATAGTATAAAACCTGCAGGTTAAAATGCACTTATAGTGTAAAATACCTCTATTAATTGTATATGAGTTAAATCCTTCAAATTAACTCATGGGAAAAAtgaaattttgatttttgaattaTATGATATACAGGTGGATACACATTGAGTGTTGATCCTGGAAAATCCTACATGTTAAGAGTCATCAATGCTGCACTCAATGAAGAACTCTTTTTCAAGATTGCTGGCCACAAAATGACTGTAGTAGAAGTAGATGCTACCTACATAAAACCTTTCAAAACAGACACAATTGTGATTGCCCCTGGCCAAACCACAAATGTAATTGTCACAGCTAATCAAGGTTCAGGAAAATACATGGTTGTTGCTTCTCCATTCATGGATGCACCTATTGCAGTCGATAACGCGACTGCAACAGCCACGTTACATTATTCGGGCACGTTGGCTAGTTCAGTCACTACCCTAACAAACACTCCGCCCAAAAACGCGACCCCTGTGGCTAACAATTTTGTTGACTCTCTTCGAAGCCTCAACTCGAAAAAATACCCTGCTAAAGTTCCAAAAAATGTGGATCATTCGTTGTTTTTCACAGTAGGGTTAGGAATTAATCCATGTCCAAGTTGCAAACAAGGTAATGGAAGCAGAGTTGTTGCTAGTATAAACAATGTCACATTTGTTATGCCAACTACAGCACTTCTACAAGCACATTTCTTTGGTATCAAAGGAGTTTACACAACAGATTTTCCTCAAAATCCTCCAATTAAATTCAACTATACTGGAAAACCACCAGTAAACTTGGCTACGACGAGCGGGACGAAGGTTTACAGGTTGCCATATAATGCAACAGTTCAATTAGTTTTGCAGGATACTGGAATTATAGCGCCTGAAAACCATCCTATCCATTTGCATGGATTTAATTTCTTTGCAGTAGGTAAAGGGCTAGGAAATTTTAATCCAAAAACAGATCCAAAGAATTTTAATCTTGTTGATCCTGTTGAGAGGAATACAATTGGAGTGCCTGCAGGAGGATGGGTAGCTATAAGATTCCGCGCTGACAATCCAGGTATACTATAGAAAAAATGAAGTAACAACATGTTATTTTTTTGTCATATCGGTGTGTAT from Nicotiana sylvestris chromosome 12, ASM39365v2, whole genome shotgun sequence encodes the following:
- the LOC104234520 gene encoding laccase-4-like, with product MESWVRIFILFACLFPAFVECRIRRYNFNVMVKNTTRLCSTKPIVTVNGKFPGPTVYAREDDTVLIRVVNHVKYNVSIHWHGVRQLRTGWADGPAYITQCPIQPGQSYLYNFTITGQRGTLFWHAHILWLRSTVHGAIVILPKLGVPYPFPKPDHEAVVVLAEWWKSDTEAVINQAIKSGLAPNVSDAHTINGHPGPLSNCPSQGGYTLSVDPGKSYMLRVINAALNEELFFKIAGHKMTVVEVDATYIKPFKTDTIVIAPGQTTNVIVTANQGSGKYMVVASPFMDAPIAVDNATATATLHYSGTLASSVTTLTNTPPKNATPVANNFVDSLRSLNSKKYPAKVPKNVDHSLFFTVGLGINPCPSCKQGNGSRVVASINNVTFVMPTTALLQAHFFGIKGVYTTDFPQNPPIKFNYTGKPPVNLATTSGTKVYRLPYNATVQLVLQDTGIIAPENHPIHLHGFNFFAVGKGLGNFNPKTDPKNFNLVDPVERNTIGVPAGGWVAIRFRADNPGVWFMHCHLEVHTTWGLKMAFLVDNGKGPNESLLPPPKDLPKC